ATGGTGGACAGCTTTGGGAAACCAATGAACGTCTCTCTGGTGTTGAACAAGATATTCAGCATATTTCAGACAGAGTGGACAATATTTCCAATACGATTGCTGATATTGGTGAGATGGTTAACGAAATGACTGATGGTGCTGTTAGCTATGACCGAGATGAGGATGGGAATAAAACGAATAAAATCAGTTTACAAGGTGGTAATGCTGGTGAACCTGTAGTGATTGATAATGTTGCGGATGGGAAGATAGAGAAGGGTTCGAAAGAAGCAGTGAATGGTGGTCAGTTGCATGACTATACGGAACAACAGATGAAGGTTGTTCTTGATGATGCGAAAAAATATACGGATGAACGTATCAAGAATATCACTGTTGATGCCATTAATGATGCTGTTTCTCAGGCTAAAGACTATACAGATATGAAGTTTGAGGCTTTAAATTATGGTATTGAGGGTGCCCGGAAAGAAGCGAGGCAAGCAGCGGCTATAGGTTTAGCGGTATCTAACTTACGTTACAATGATACACCTGGAAAATTAAGCATTGCATTTGGGAGCGGCTTATGGCGTAGTCAAAGTGCATTTGCCTTTGGTGCGGGTTATACATCTGAGAGTGGGGCTATTCGGTCTAATTTATCTGTCACCAGTTCTGGTGGTCATTGGGGAGTTGGTGCTGGATTAGGCTTAACACTGAATTGATAATACAAAGACAGCTATGGTAGCGCAATTCCGTTCACCTCTGCCTAAATAAGGCAGAGGTGAAGAGTTTTGATAGAATTAAAAAGGGATTATACAAATTTATTTAAGATGCATAATTATAAATCTAATTGCAAAAACTTCAAAGAATACTGGCCACTGTATAATTATCATAAATAAAAATAAATGTTCATTTGCATCTAAATTAGGATTATTAATTTTTTTCTTGCTATTTTATAGTATTTGCTATAAAGGGCTCTCACTAAAGTAAAGTCTGTGCAACAGACTATTTCCGTTTGCGGGGGGAAAAATGCCTTAATTTTAAATATTTTCCTAACATTTTTCATTATTTACAGGCACTTAAGGGGAATCTTGCAATTTTTATTGGGGAATTTTATGAGGGAATTGCATTCAAGACTAAGTTTTTTTAAAGCGGGTTCATTAAGCATCACTCTGGTTACCCTCTTATCGAGTGTATCGGCTGTTTTTGCTTTGACTTTACCTATGAGCCAGGAAGTTATTTTGGATCGTAAGACTAAGAATGATCGTAAGAATATTTGTATTCTTTCTCTAAGTGCTTTTGATGGCAAGGATGTTTTGGCAGAAGATGGTGATGGTTATGTTTGTGGTTTAGATCAGGTTTCTGGGTCTGATGCGTTAGATATCAACCAAGTTGGGGAAAGTTCAGAGAAAGAGGGTATTGCGCTTACGGTAAAGAGAGAGGATAGCGCTTTGAAGGGGCCTTTCTCTAGAGTTTCTGGTGTTCATTCTGTTAGGAGCAGTTCCCATCCCTATACGCTAGGTTATGAGGCAGCAATATTTGATCTAGCTGAAACAAAAAAAGTTGCAGGACCACAATCCTATGCGAATTGGGCGATGTCGGGATCCGGTACCAAAGGGTGGTTATCTATCGGTAAGGGTGCATATGGGTGGGGTATATCTCTAGGAGCAAATTCGAACACTTATGACTATGACTCTATCGCTATTGGTCGGAGTAGCAATACACCTGTTGGTAAGGGCATAGCTTTAGGTTGTAATTCTGTCAATCACCGTTGGGCTGACAAGACTTATTATAACCCTAAAACGGGTACGATTGATGAAGGCAGCGGCGCCAACTGGATCTGGAGCAGTGTCTTAGATTCAATGAGTATTGGTAACGTTGATACGAATGAGACCCGACATATAGCAGGAGTGGCGGCAGGTTTGGAAGACACCGATGCAGTCAATGTCGCACAGCTAAAAGCGTTAAGAGAGTGGGTAAAAGACAATATAGAGGGGGGGATGATTGAGTACGATGAAGGTTCTAAGCTTATTCGTATTGGTTCAAAGCGCTCGGGAGACAAAATAGATATTAAAAATAGCGATGGGCAAGATCGAGTTTTGGCTGGAGTGAAGAACGGGGAGGTTTCTCAGGGGTCAGTTGAGGCAATAAATGGTCATCAACTTTGGGAAACCAATCAAACAGTTGCGGGTCTAAATGGAACTTTAAACAATCTAGGTAAGAATCTCACAAACTATTTAGGTGGTGGTGCAGATGTGGCTCAGAATGTTGCACCAACTTACATTATTGAGGACAAAAAGTATCGTGATGTTGGTTCTGCTTTTGGTGGTGTTAATACCGTCATCAAGGATATTTATAGTAAACTTGAGGATTTGCCTGGTGGAGGCGTTAAGGATCAAGATGCCTTAATGTGGAGCGAGACTGAGAATGCCTTTGTTGCACTTCATGCAAAAGAGGGAAACAAAACGAACAGTAAGATTACCTATCTTTTGAACGGTGACATTAGTAAAGCTTCAACAGATGCCATAAATGGTTCTCAGCTTTATATGATGAGCAATAAGCTTGCTGCTTATTTTGATGGCGGTGCTAGATATGAGAATGGTCAGTGGTCGGATCCAACATTTACGCTTCACCAATGGAATTCTGATGGCAATTTTGTTGAGAAGAACTATAAGACTGTAGCGGATGCTTTTGGTGGTGTTGATACGGTTATCAAGGATATTTATAGTAAAATTGGGGATTTGCCTGGTGGGGGCGTTAAGGATCAAGATGCCTTATTGTGGAGCGAGACTGAGAATGCTTTTGTTGCGCTTCATGGGTCGGAAGGAAAGAAGACGAATAGCAAGCTGAAGTTTCTCTTAGATGGTGCCATTGAGCAAGGGTCGAGTGAAGCGATTACGGGTAATCAGCTTTATATGATGAGCAATAAGCTTGCTGCTTATTTTGGTGGCGGTGCTGGATATGAGAATGGGAAGTGGTTGGATCCAACATTTATGCTTCACCAATTGGGTCCTGATGGCAGTGTTGTTGAGAAGAGCTATAAGACTGTAGCGGATGCTTTTGGTGGTGTTGATAGCAGTTTGTCTAATCTCAATGATCGTTTGAAGGCTGTTGAACAAGGGGCATCTCCGGTACCTCCGTCTTCTGATTCTGATGTGTTACATTGGAATGAAGAGAAGGGCGGGTATGATGCGAGCCATAAGGGTCAACCTGGTAAGATTACGGAAGTAGCTGATGGTAATATTGCGCAAGGTTCGAAGGATGCAGTCAATGGTGGACAGCTTTGGGAAACCAATGAGCGTCTCTCTAGTGTTGAACAAAAGGTTGATGCTATTGAGCAAGGGATTGGTCAGGTTGTTGATGGTGCTGTTAGCTATGACCGAGATGAGGATGGGAATAAAACGAATAAAATCAGTTTACAAGGTGGTAATGCTGGTGAACCTGTAGTGATTGATAATGTTGCGGATGGGAAGATAGAGAAGGGTTCGAAAGAAGCAGTGAATGGTGGTCAGTTGCATGACTATACGGAACAACAGATGAAGGTTGTTCTTGATGATGCGAAAAAATATACGGATGAACGTATCAAGAATATCACTGTTGATGCCCTTGATGATGCTGTTTCTCAGGCTAAAGACTATACAGATATGAAGTTTGAGGCTTTAAATTATGGTATTGAGGGTGCCCGGAAAGAGGCGATGCAAGCAGCGGCTATAGGTTTAGCGGTATCTAATTTACGTTATCACGATACACCTGGAGCATTAAGCATTGCATTTGGGAGCGGCTTATGGCGTAGTCAAGGTGCATTTGCCTTTGGTGCAGGTTATGCGTCTGAAGATGGTAAGACCCTTTCTAATGTGTCGATAACAACTTCTGGGGGGGTCTGGAATATAAGTGCGGGGCTAAGCTTAAAACTAAAATCATGATGAGAAATCAAATTCTTGTTTTAGGCCTCCATATCATTTTTTGAATGGTAAAAGTAAGAGTTTCTTCACACAAAAAGGAATAGCGTCAATTGGTAACAAAGATAAATCTACTACATATTCCTATAACTACATTGACAGGAAAATATGTCTTTTCATCTTTTTATTGGGGAATTTTATGAGGGAATTGCATTCAAGACTAAGTTTTTTTAAAGCGGGTTCATTAAGCATCACTCTGGTTACCCTCTTATCGAGTGTATCGGCTGTTTTTGCTTTGACTTTACCTATGAGCCAGGAAGTTATTTTGGATCGTAAGACTAAGAATGATCGTAAGAATATTTGTATTCTTTCTCTAAGTGCTTTTGATGGCAAGGATGTTTTGGCAGAAGATGGTGATGGTTATGTTTGTGGTTTAGATCAGGTTTCTGGGTCTGATGCGTTAGATATCAACCAAGTTGGGGAAAGTTCAGAGAAAGAGGGTATTGCGCTTACGGTAAAGAGAGAGGATAGCGCTTTGAAGGGGCCTTTCTCTAGAGTTTCTGGTGTTCATTCTGTTAGGAGCAGTTCCCATCCCTATACGCTAGGTTATGAGGCAGCAATATTTGATCTAGCTGAAACAAAAAAAGTTGCAGGACAGCCTTATAATTACTATGATCAGAACTCAATGTGGACTGCTATCGGTAAAGGTGCACGGGCAGAGGGAGAAGGGGCATTGGCTATAGGGGAGAATGCGTTTGCAACCATCAATGCTGTCGCTTTGGGTGCTGAGGCTAAGGCTTATGTTCGTGCGAGTGTAGCTCTAGGTTCTAGTTCTGCGGCTAGATGGAGAGAGAATCCCAGGGGTTGGGATCCTCGAATAAATGATTCTAATCCCAGCGATAATAATCCGTGGTGGGTGTCTTCTCTGGGTGAGGTCAGCATTGGTGATGTTAAGAACGGTAAAACCCGACATATAGCAGGAGTGGCGGCAGGCTGGAAAGACACCGATGCAGTCAATGTCGCACAGCTAAAAGCGTTAAGAGAGTGGGCAAGCGAGCTCACAGGACCAGGGGAGATTGAGTACGATGAAGGTTCTAAGCTTATTCGTATTGGTTCAAAGCGCTCGGGAGACAAAATAGATATTAAAAATAGCGATGGGCAAGATCGAGTTTTGGCTGGAGTGAAGAACGGGGAGGTTTCTCAGGGGTCAGTTGAGGCAATAAATGGTCATCAACTTTGGGAAACCAATCAAACAGTTGCGGGTCTAAATGGAACTTTAAACAATCTAGGTAAGAATCTCACAAACTATTTAGGTGGTGGTGCAGATGTGGCTCAGAATGTTGCACCAACTTACACTATTCAGGGCAAACAGCATCGTGATGTTGGTTCTGCTTTTGGTGGTGTTAATACCGTCATCAAGGATATTTATAGTAAACTTGAGGATTTGCCTGGTAGAAGCGTTAAGGATCAAGATGCCTTAATGTGGAGCGAGACTGAGAATGCCTTTGTTGCACTTCATGGATTGGGAGGAGATAAAACGGAGAGTAAGATTACCTATCTTTTGGATGGTGACATTAGTGAAGATTCAACAGATGCCATAAATGGTTCTCAGCTTTATATGATGAGCAATAAGCTTGCTGCTTATTTTGGTGGCGGTGCTAGATATGAGA
This genomic window from Bartonella quintana contains:
- a CDS encoding Vomp family autotransporter, producing MRELHSRLSFFKAGSLSITLVTLLSSVSAVFALTLPMSQEVILDRKTKNDRKNICILSLSAFDGKDVLAEDGDGYVCGLDQVSGSDALDINQVGESSEKEGIALTVKREDSALKGPFSRVSGVHSVRSSSHPYTLGYEAAIFDLAETKKVAGPQSYANWAMSGSGTKGWLSIGKGAYGWGISLGANSNTYDYDSIAIGRSSNTPVGKGIALGCNSVNHRWADKTYYNPKTGTIDEGSGANWIWSSVLDSMSIGNVDTNETRHIAGVAAGLEDTDAVNVAQLKALREWVKDNIEGGMIEYDEGSKLIRIGSKRSGDKIDIKNSDGQDRVLAGVKNGEVSQGSVEAINGHQLWETNQTVAGLNGTLNNLGKNLTNYLGGGADVAQNVAPTYIIEDKKYRDVGSAFGGVNTVIKDIYSKLEDLPGGGVKDQDALMWSETENAFVALHAKEGNKTNSKITYLLNGDISKASTDAINGSQLYMMSNKLAAYFDGGARYENGQWSDPTFTLHQWNSDGNFVEKNYKTVADAFGGVDTVIKDIYSKIGDLPGGGVKDQDALLWSETENAFVALHGSEGKKTNSKLKFLLDGAIEQGSSEAITGNQLYMMSNKLAAYFGGGAGYENGKWLDPTFMLHQLGPDGSVVEKSYKTVADAFGGVDSSLSNLNDRLKAVEQGASPVPPSSDSDVLHWNEEKGGYDASHKGQPGKITEVADGNIAQGSKDAVNGGQLWETNERLSSVEQKVDAIEQGIGQVVDGAVSYDRDEDGNKTNKISLQGGNAGEPVVIDNVADGKIEKGSKEAVNGGQLHDYTEQQMKVVLDDAKKYTDERIKNITVDALDDAVSQAKDYTDMKFEALNYGIEGARKEAMQAAAIGLAVSNLRYHDTPGALSIAFGSGLWRSQGAFAFGAGYASEDGKTLSNVSITTSGGVWNISAGLSLKLKS
- a CDS encoding Vomp family autotransporter, which codes for MRELHSRLSFFKAGSLSITLVTLLSSVSAVFALTLPMSQEVILDRKTKNDRKNICILSLSAFDGKDVLAEDGDGYVCGLDQVSGSDALDINQVGESSEKEGIALTVKREDSALKGPFSRVSGVHSVRSSSHPYTLGYEAAIFDLAETKKVAGQPYNYYDQNSMWTAIGKGARAEGEGALAIGENAFATINAVALGAEAKAYVRASVALGSSSAARWRENPRGWDPRINDSNPSDNNPWWVSSLGEVSIGDVKNGKTRHIAGVAAGWKDTDAVNVAQLKALREWASELTGPGEIEYDEGSKLIRIGSKRSGDKIDIKNSDGQDRVLAGVKNGEVSQGSVEAINGHQLWETNQTVAGLNGTLNNLGKNLTNYLGGGADVAQNVAPTYTIQGKQHRDVGSAFGGVNTVIKDIYSKLEDLPGRSVKDQDALMWSETENAFVALHGLGGDKTESKITYLLDGDISEDSTDAINGSQLYMMSNKLAAYFGGGARYENGQWSDPTFTLHQWNSDGNFVEKNYKTVADAFGGVDTVIKDIYSKIGDLPGGGVKDQDALLWSETENAFVALHGSEGKKTNSKLKFLLDGAIEQGSSEAITGNQLYMMSNKLAAYFGGGAGYENGKWLDPTFMLHQLGPDGSVVEKNYKTVADAFGGVDSSLSNLNDRLKAVEQGASPVPPSSDSDVLHWNEEKGGYDASHKGQPGKITEVADGNIAQGSKDAVNGGQLWETNERLSGVEQKVDAIEQGIGQVVDGAVSYDRDEDGNKTNKISLQGGNAGEPVVIDNVADGKIEKGSKEAVNGGQLHDYTEQQMKVVLDDAKKYTDERIKNITVDAINDAVSQAKDYTDMKFEALNYGIEGARKEARQAAAVGLAVSNLRYNDTPGKLSIAFGSGLWRSQGAFAFGAGYASEDGKTLSSGSITTSGGHWGVGAGLGLTLN